Genomic segment of Mus pahari unplaced genomic scaffold, PAHARI_EIJ_v1.1 scaffold_12006_1, whole genome shotgun sequence:
AGGGTGGTAGTCTGATAAGCTGTGGGAAGAGTGAAATTGGATAATGTTAGGCAAGGTCCCAATTGCGTAAAATGAGCACAGGGGCGTTTCAATGTATAATTACAACCACTAAGAATGGTGTATGTAGCAATGTGCTTGAAATTTGCTACCATGAAAATCTGAACTTCCATGCACACCCTCtttgttctcccttctttcttccagtGCCTTTATTTGCTTGAAGTCATGGGTCAGCTGTTCTCTTCACCTAAGAGTNAGGACCAAGATTTGGCCTCCAGCTTTAgtgaatattttaagaaatttaagacAGAAAGCAACATCATTTCTCAGGAGATCATCACTTCCATTGAATTAAGCATGACAAAAGGGAACATTCAGAGGGTAAATGCTGCAATCAGTGATGTATTAAAAGAAATTGATAGAACCCCGCTCAATGTGGCTGTCACCGGGGAGACTGGATCAGGGAAGTCCAGCATCATCAATAGCCTGAGAGGCATTGGACCTGAAGAGAAAGATGCAGCTGAAACGGGGCCGGTGGAGGTAACCATGGAGAGACATCCATACAAACACCCCAATATTCCCAATGTGGTTTTTTGGGACCTTCCTGGGATTGGAAGCACAAAGTTCCCACCAAACACTTACCTGGAGAAAATGAAGTTCTATGAGTATGacttcttcattattattttgtccACACGCTTCAGGAAAAATGATGTAGAACTTGCCAAAGCAATCAGCATGATGAAGAAGGAATTCTACTTCGTGAGAGCCAAGGTAGACTCTGACTTATATTATGAAGAGAAATTCAAACCTCAAACCTTTGACAGAGAAAAGGTCCTGCAGAACATCCGCCTTAACTGTGTGAACAGCTTTCAGGAGAATGGCATTGCTGAGCCACCAATCTTCCTGATCTCTAACCTCCATCTTTGTGACTATGACTTCCCCANCCTGATGGACAGGCTGATAAATGATCTTCCTGTCTACAAGAGACATAATTTTATGCTCTCCTTACCCAATATTACCGATTCGGTCATTGAAAAGAAGCGCCAATTTCTGAAGCAGTGGATTTGGCTGGAAGGCTTTGGTGCTGACCTACTGAGTATCATCCCTTCACTGACCCACCTCCNCTTGGACAGTGATTTGGAGACTCTGGAGAAAAGCATGAAGTTCTACCGCANNNNNNNNNNNNNNNNNNNNNNNNNNNNNNNNNNNNNNNNNNNNN
This window contains:
- the LOC110315006 gene encoding interferon-inducible GTPase 1-like, with the translated sequence MGQLFSSPKSXDQDLASSFSEYFKKFKTESNIISQEIITSIELSMTKGNIQRVNAAISDVLKEIDRTPLNVAVTGETGSGKSSIINSLRGIGPEEKDAAETGPVEVTMERHPYKHPNIPNVVFWDLPGIGSTKFPPNTYLEKMKFYEYDFFIIILSTRFRKNDVELAKAISMMKKEFYFVRAKVDSDLYYEEKFKPQTFDREKVLQNIRLNCVNSFQENGIAEPPIFLISNLHLCDYDFPXLMDRLINDLPVYKRHNFMLSLPNITDSVIEKKRQFLKQWIWLEGFGADLLSIIPSLTHLXLDSDLETLEKSMKFY